In a genomic window of Magnolia sinica isolate HGM2019 chromosome 16, MsV1, whole genome shotgun sequence:
- the LOC131228707 gene encoding heterogeneous nuclear ribonucleoprotein 1-like yields MDSDQAKLFVGGISWETNEESLKEHFGKYGVVLESVIMRDRSTGNARGFGFVLFSDPSAADRALQEPKHVILGRTVEVKKAVPRGEQNHPQQQQQPQQQPQQQQQQQHPQQSRGPVCKNSSSGGASGNNSGNQFKNRKIFVGGLSANITEEDFRAYFEKYGRITDVVVMYDTVTHRPRGFGFITFDSDEAVESVLQKSFHELNDKRVEVKLAVPKDGSNGNSSNGGNSYNMRGGGGGRGSVFGSYPGGVFTQYPRYGLYHGYLPPPVSGYGNAAGYPFPGYPPMGAYDGVGYGAAPIMPPRSPWSSMGMYGARRSPTPYGNAAPYPGYVNGGVGGFMGMTGSAYRGVVGAANGKWNQGGAEAQTTAGAGYGGVPGTTPTRTDGGNLDDDASGFGGSYGAGAGNKQNQRGHDGQYRPYPNRVG; encoded by the exons ATGGATTCTGACCAGGCGAAGCTCTTTGTGGGAGGAATCTCATGGGAAACGAATGAAGAGTCGCTCAAAGAGCATTTCGGTAAATATGGGGTTGTACTAGAATCTGTGATCATGCGGGACAGGAGCACAGGCAATGCTAGAGGCTTTGGTTTTGTTCTCTTCTCAGACCCTTCTGCCGCTGACAGAGCCCTCCAAGAACCCAAGCATGTCATCCTCGGAAGAACA GTAGAAGTGAAAAAGGCAGTCCCAAGAGGTGAACAAAAccacccacaacaacaacaacaaccacaacaacaaccacaacagcaacaacaacaacaacacccaCAACAGAGTAGGGGGCCTGTGTGTAAAAATAGTAGTAGTGGGGGTGCTAGTGGTAATAACAGTGGTAATCAGTTTAAGAATAGGAAGATTTTTGTTGGGGGTTTGTCTGCTAATATAACTGAGGAGGATTTCAGGGCTTACTTTGAGAAGTATGGTAGGATCACTGACGTCGTGGTCATGTATGACACCGTGACACACCGGCCGCGTGGGTTTGGGTTCATCACCTTCGATTCAGATGAGGCGGTTGAAAGCGTGTTGCAGAAGAGTTTCCATGAACTAAATGATAAGCGTGTGGAGGTCAAGCTTGCTGTGCCAAAAGATGGTAGCAATGGGAATAGCAGTAATGGTGGCAATAGTTATAATATGAGAGGTGGCGGCGGTGGAAGAGGTTCTGTTTTTGGGAGCTACCCGGGTGGGGTTTTTACGCAATATCCTAGGTATGGGCTTTATCACGGTTATCTGCCGCCGCCTGTTTCGGGTTATGGCAATGCAGCCGGCTACCCTTTTCCTGGTTATCCCCCGATGGGCGCATATGATGGAGTGGGTTATGGAGCTGCTCCGATCATGCCGCCGAGGAGCCCTTGGTCTAGCATGGGAATGTATGGAGCAAGGAGGAGCCCGACGCCTTATGGGAATGCTGCCCCCTACCCGGGTTATGTCAACGGGGGTGTTGGTGGGTTCATGGGGATGACCGGCAGTGCTTATCGTGGGGTCGTTGGTGCTGCCAATGGAAAGTGGAATCAGGGTGGTGCGGAAGCGCAGACGACAGCTGGTGCTGGCTATGGTGGTGTGCCAGGTACAACGCCAACACGGACGGATGGTGGGAATTTGGATGATGACGCGTCTGGTTTTGGCGGGAGCTATGGAGCTGGAGCTGGTAATAAGCAGAATCAGAGAGGACATGACGGTCAGTATAGGCCTTACCCAAATCGCGTTGGCTGA